CAGAGGTGGCGTCCGTAGCCGAAGGCGAGGTGTGAGGCGACGTCCGGGCGATCGGGGTCGAAGGCGTCCGGGTCGGCGAAGACGGCCGGGTCGCGGTTGGCGGCGTCGGTGAGCGGCACCACGATCCGGCCGGCCGACACCGGGCAGCCGCCCAGCACGGTGTCCTCGGTCACCAGGTGGGGGGCGCCACCGGTGTTGTTGAGGGAGGTGAAGCGCAGCATCTCCTCGACCGCCGCCGGGGTGCGTCCGGGATGCTCGCGCAGGGTCTTGGCCAGGGTGGGGTGGCGCAGGAGCAGCAGCACGCACATGCCGAAGGAGTTGCCGGTGGTCTCGTAGCCGGCCATCAGCATGCCCGAGCCGAGGGCCACCACCTCCCGGTCGGACAGGCGCTGGCCGGGGTCGTCGTCGGGCCGGGTCGCCAGTTTGGTGAGCAGGTCCTCGGCAGGATTTCCGGCCTCGGCGGCACGCCGCTTGTCGGCGACGAGGGCGGTGAAGTAGTCGTCCGTCCGGGCCTGGGCGGCGGCGACCTCCTCCCCGGTGTGGCCGGAGGTGGACATGAGGATGTCGACCTCGGCGCGCAGCAGGGCGCTGTCGTCGAGCGGCACGCCGAGCACCTCGCAGATGACCTGCATCGGGAAGGGCACGGTGAAGCCGCCGACCAGGTCGGCCTCGCCGGCGGCGGCGCCGGCGGTCAGCTCGTCGAGCAGCTGCTCGGCGAGAGCCTCCAGGCGCGGGCGCAGCAGGCGTACCTGGCGCGCGGTGAACGCGGGGAGGATCGCGCGCCGGCGGCGGGTGTGGTCGGGCGCGTCGGCGGTGGCCAGCAGGACGGACTCGGTCCTGCGGGCGAACAGCGGGCGGGCGAGCTCGGTGTAGCCGGCGCGGCTGAACCGGTCGTCGCCCAGGACGGCGGTGACGTCCTCGTGCCGGGTGACCAGCAGGGCGGGCTGCCCGCTGGACAGTTGCACCGGGTGCGGGGTGCCGGCGCTCAGCACGTCGTGGTAGGTGTCCGGCGGGCGGACGTCACCGGCGGGAGGAAAGGGGAAGCGGGCCGGGTCGGTCATATCGTCTCGCCTTTCTCGGTGTTGACGGTCTTGGCGGTGTTGACGGCCTTGGCGGTGTCGGTGGTCGTGGCGGCCTCGGTGGTCGTGGCGGACGGGCGTGCGGGTGCGGCTTCGTCCGCGGCGACCTCGGCACCGGCGGCCTCGTCGGCGGTGGTGGCGGGCTCCGCGGGCTGCTCGGACGGCGGGAGCAGGCGCACGGTGCCGGCAGTGCCGTCGATCTCGATCCACGCGCCGTCGGGGATCGCGGTGGTGGCCCCCGGGACGGCGACCACGGTCGGCACGCCGAGCAGACGGCCGGTGATCGCGGTGTGGGACAGCAGGGTGCCGCGTTCGACGACCATGCCCGTGGCGGACATCATGAGGAACAGCCAGCCCGGGTCGGTCTCCCGGGCGACGAGGATCCGCCCGGCGGCCAGGTCGGGGTCGGTGGACGGGTCGAGCACCACCTTGGCCCGGCCGCGGACCACCCCGCCGCTGGAGCCGATGCCGCGCAGCACGTCGTCGCTCGCGGCGCCGACCGCGCCGACCGCGACCGCCTGGGGCAGGGCCCGGGCGAGCGGCAGACCGGCGGTGGTGCCCAGCAGGGCGGGACGCTGCGGGTTCGTCGCCCACCGCTCGCGCTGGGTGCGGCGCAGCGCGACCAGAGCGCGCAGATCGGTGACGGTGCCGGTCCCGTCGAAGGCGCCGACGACCTCCTCGACGGTCAGGTCGGCCACGTCGAGCCGGTCGTCCAACACACCGGCGCGGGCGAGTTCCGCGCCCAGCTTCCACATCACGTCGCGGGACAGGCCGAACAGCTGGGTGCGGCAGAACCGGGTGTCCTCGCGGATCCGGGCGAGGTCCCGGGCCAGGGAGGCGACGCCGAGCAGGACGGCACGCTGCGCCGGGTTCGGGCACACCTCGCGCAGCCGCTCGCGGGCGCGCCGGGCGGCGGCCTGCTCGTCGGCGCGGTTGGCCGCGACGGTCGCTCCCTGGCGCACCAGCGGGCGGATCAGGGCGAGCACGGTCCACGGGCGCTGGCGGGGAGTGGCTTCCTCCAGCTTGAGGTCGTGCAGCGCGCGGTCGCCGTAGCGGGCGACGTAGCCGCGGGCGGCGTCGGCGACGGCCACGCCGTGCCGGCCGGAGACGATCTGCTGCCACAGCTGCTCGGGGTCGCTCCGGTCTTCGAGCATGGCGGAGCGCAACTCGGGTACGGCGCCGACGAGTTCGGCCAGACCCATGGCCGCGCGGACCGCTTCCAGGGAGCGGTTCTCCCGCCCGCCGCCCATCAGTCCGACCAGCACCTGCGGGCCCTCGCCGGTCCAGCGGCGCAGCAGGGTGCTGCCCGCGCCGAGCACGACCAGGGCGATGAACGAGTTGACCAGGGTCACGCCCCAGCGCTCGCCGGCGCGCTCCCACAGCCGCCGGTAGAAGGCGATCAGCTCCTCGGGCGAGTCGCCGACGGTCTCCGCCTCGGCCATCTGCTGGTCCCACCAGCGCAGGAAGCTCTTCACCTGCCACGGGTGCAGCACAGTGCGCCAGGCCAGCCCGGGCAGGGCGCGGGCGACCGCCGCCGCGCCCCAGCGGCGCTCACCGCGGGCGGGGCCGGTGATGCCCATGGCCTGTTCCCAGCCGCGGCGCACCAGTTCGAACATCGGCATCTGCCCGTGCAGGGCGTGCCAGTCCTCCAGCCGGTAGTAGACCTGACCCTCCAGGTAGCCGACCATCCGGGCGAGCCGGTGCGCGTTGTCCCGGACCCAGGACTCGGGCACGCCCATCCGCCGGTAGAGGTCGGTGAAGGAGCGGCGGTAGAACTCCCGGGACTGGGAGAAGGTGAGCGCGCCCGAGACGCCGGGGAAGCTCTCGGTGATGTTGTGGTTGCCCCAGTGGACGCGGGCGGGCCCGTCCCCCGCCGGGTCCGCGCCCGTGACACCGGCGGCGACGTCGGCGGTGGGCGCGGGCGGAGCGAGGACCATCGGGCGGGCCTGCAGCAGGTGGACGACCCCGTCCTCGGTGAGGGCGCCCTCGATGTCCTGCGGGACGCCGAAGAACTCCTCCACCCGGGCGGCCAACTCCCCCACCGCGCGCACCTGCTCGTCGTCGAGGACCGGCAGGTCGGCCAGCTCCTCGGCCACCGGCAACAGGACCGGCGCGCCGGAGGCAGCGCCCTCGGGCAGGCCCGTCGACCACCGCTTGTGCACGGTCCGCGCGCTCACCTCGCCGGTGGCCGGGTCGTGGAAGAAGTGGTCGATGTCCGCCCTTTCCTGGACGACGCCCTCACCGATGCCGTACGCGGCCGCGACCACCCGGCGCGGCGAGCCGTCCCGGGGGTCGCGGGTGAACGCCACGAACGAGCGGGTGCCGAGCACCATCCGCTGCACGCCGACCGCGACCCGGGCGCGGAGCGGGTCCAGTCCGCGCAGGATGCGGTAGCGCACCGCCTGCGGGTTGAACGCCGAGGCCCAGCAGCGGACCACCGCGTCGGCAAGGCCGTCCTCGTCGATGTACAGGAAGCTGTCGCTCATGCCCGCGAACGGGTCGACGGCGCTGTCCTCCCCCACCGCCTCGTCCTGCGGCCCGTCCCCGGCAGGGGTGTCCGGCCCGGCCACGGGGACGACGCAGGCTCGCACCGCGACCAGGCCGTCCGGCCCGGCCAGCGCGGCGAACTCCTTGCAGACACGTTCCGCCAGCTCGGCGGGCAGGCTCGACGCGGTCAGCGCCGCCCGGGCCGCCGCACACCAGGCCTCCACCGCCTCCCGCCCGGCGTCGTCCGCCGGCAGCGGCGGCAGCTCGGGGCGCAGCGCGTCCAGGGCCTCGTCGAAGGCGGCGGCGGGCAGGCAGAAGAACTCCGGCACCCGGAACCCGGCCCGCCGCAGCACCTCCTGACGGGCGAACTTGTTCCCGACCCGCGCGGCGTCCGCCAGCACGTCCCCGTCGGTCTCCGTGGTCACCACGAGCTCAGTCATCCGACCCACCGCCCCATGCCCCGCCGCCCCAGCCGTCCAGGTGCAGCACACTGTCCACCGGCCGGCGCGGTGCCGGTCCGAATCCGTCCCCCAGCACGTGCGCGGTGGGGATCAGCGCCCCCTGGCGCACGTCGCGCGGCAGTCCGAGGATGTCGGCGATCTCCTCCTCCGCGTCCAGGTGCACCGTCGTCCACGCCGTCCCGAGCCCGCGGGCGCGGGCGGCGAGCATGTAGCTCCAGGCGGCCGGCAGCAGCGACCCCCACACACCCGCCTGGCTGCCCGTCGGCAGTGGCCGTCCGCCGAGTTCCAGACACGGGATCACCAGGACCGGCACCTCGTTCAGGTGTTCCGCCAGGTGCCGGCCCCCGTCCAGCATCCGGTCGGACACCGCGCCGCCGGCCGCCTCCGCGGCGGAGGCGGCCGGCGGGTAGCGGACCTCGAAGACCCGCCGGTAGACCTCCGCGATCTGCTTGCGCAGGCCCGCGTCGGCCACCACCAGCCAGTGCCAGCGCTGCGTGTTGCCGCCGTTGGGCGCCTGCAAGGCGATCTCCACGCACTCGCGCACCAGCGCGACGTCCACCGGACGCGTCAGGTCCAGCCGCAGGCGCACCGAGCGGGTGGTCGTCAACAGCTCGTCCGGGGTCAGCGGCACCGTGACCCGCACCGAGCGGGCGGGAGCGCTCACCACAGTCCCGGCACGAGGCGGGCGTGGTCGGCCGCGTAGTCGCGGTAACCGGGGATGTTCATCAGCATGCGCTCCTCGGTGCGGATCCGGAAGGTGATCGCGGCGGCCAGCACGATCAGCAGCGCCAGGCTCAGCGGGTTCAGGAAGAAGCCGACGAAGCCGATGTGCGCCGACAGCATGCCCGCGTAGGCGGGGTGCCGGATGAAGCGGTAGACGCCCCAGGTGACGACCTGGTGGTCGGTCTGCCGCGTGACGTGGTGGGAGTAGAACCGTCCCAGCGTGCGGATCGCGACCTGGCGCAGCACGACCCCGCCGGCGAACACCGCCGCCGGGACCAGCAGCAGCGGCGACCAGGCGTCCCAAGGCAGCGGGCCGAGCACGGCCGCGGACACGGTCGCGATCCGGGCCGCCGCGTAGAGCAGCAGCGTCGCCGACTCGCGGGGCGCGGCGCCGGAGGTCCGGAAGGTCACCGGGATCTCGACCGCCAGCCACCCCAGGTAGCAGGCCGCCAGGACGGCGGCGACCAGGTCCACCGGCTCGTCGGCGTGCCGCAGGTGGATCACCAGCCCGGCGCCGGTCGCGAGCACCGCGACGACGAACAGCAGCCGCGGTGCCCGCGCCGCCCAGGACGAGCCGGTGCCCGCCGCCTGTTCCACCGTACTCACTTGGCTGCCCTCCGCTTCAGGTAACCGGCGCGGCTGAGGGTGTGGACCTCGATCTCGCACCGTCCGAGCCGCTCGCCGCTCTCCGCGTCCACCACCGCGAACCGGTACGGGTATCGCGCGCCGCGCGCCGGTGCGAACTCCCACCGCAACTCCAGGGGCACCGCCACCGGCAGGCCGGTCGGCAGGTCCGCTTCCAGCGACAGCCAGAGCATCTGCGCGTCCGCGTCCCGGCCGTGGGCCGTGTGGCCCAACATCGTCGCCAGCTGACGGGCCGACTCGATCAGCGCACCCGGGGTGTGCACCCCTGCGCCCGCCAGCCGGTGTCCCGGCGGCGGCACGAGCACGGACGCCCGTTCGGTCCGCACCGCACTGCTCACCAGGACGTTCTCCGGCCGGTGCCGGTGCACCAGCGCCGGGTCCGCCGGGGCCTCGGCCCCGCGCGCGGCGCCGGACATCGCGGCCTGGGCGGAGCCGGCCGACCCGGCGGGTCCGGCGGGAGCGCCGATGCCCACGGTCGCCCGGCAGACGGTCGCGCCGTCCTGGACCGCGGTCAGCTGCCACGTGGGCCCGTCGCCGGCCGCGACCGGTTCACCGCGCAGCCACACCGGCTGGCCCAGCTCGCACATCCGGTCGAAGGTCAGCGACAGCCGTAACCGGCCGCCCGCCGCGTCCACCCGCCCCGGTTCCCGCGCCCGGACCAGGTCCAGCACGCCGGCCACCAGCACGATCCCCGGCACGTGGTCGAGCGGGTGGTCGAAGAAGCAGTGGTCCCCCTTGTCCACCACCACGGGAACCATCACACCCAGGCCGTCGGATAAGTCCGGCAGACCGTCATTTTCGTGGACGGCGTTCCCAAAGCCGCCCCCCTGGAACTCTTCTGACGGGCGGACGGCAACTGATGATGCCTCAGTTGCGTACGATGCTCCTTGTGCTAACACTGTCATGAGGATCGAGGAAATCATCGATCACCAGTCCGAGCAACCCGCTCCTGCCAATACCTCCGAAGCCCGGTACCGCCGACCCGAAACACACCCCTGATTGACCAGAAACCCCATTGCCCGCTCCGCTTGCACCGGCCGGGGGCGACCCTTGAGGTCGACGGGTGGGCGGGGCCGCGTCGTGGCGTCGTCGACGTCGTCGGCTGCGTCGTGAGCCGAACGCTCCGGCCACGGCGGGACGGCGGATCAACGACGGTGAGCGGGAGTTGGCGATACGACACCGGCTGGTCGCCTTCGGCCCGGCGGGGTCGGCCGGCCCCTTCACACCGCGGGCTTGTCCGGGTACTTCGCGACCGACGACCGGCCGGTCCCGCTGCAGGCGGGCATGACCGGGCGGGCCCCGGCGGCCTGCACCACGTGCCGAGGATCCCCACCACATGGTGCGGGCCGCGCTGTTGGAGAACCGGGCGAAAGGCGGCGGCGTCGCCGGGTCCGGCGTCGGCCAAGGCGGGCGGGACGTGGACCCTGACCGGCGTCGCTCCGAGGGACCCGCCACCGGGTCGACCTGACCAGGCCTACCAGGCTGCCG
The sequence above is a segment of the Kitasatospora sp. NBC_00240 genome. Coding sequences within it:
- a CDS encoding cytochrome P450; translation: MTDPARFPFPPAGDVRPPDTYHDVLSAGTPHPVQLSSGQPALLVTRHEDVTAVLGDDRFSRAGYTELARPLFARRTESVLLATADAPDHTRRRRAILPAFTARQVRLLRPRLEALAEQLLDELTAGAAAGEADLVGGFTVPFPMQVICEVLGVPLDDSALLRAEVDILMSTSGHTGEEVAAAQARTDDYFTALVADKRRAAEAGNPAEDLLTKLATRPDDDPGQRLSDREVVALGSGMLMAGYETTGNSFGMCVLLLLRHPTLAKTLREHPGRTPAAVEEMLRFTSLNNTGGAPHLVTEDTVLGGCPVSAGRIVVPLTDAANRDPAVFADPDAFDPDRPDVASHLAFGYGRHLCLGAELARAELQIGVNALLRRFDVLELALPEDELEWRRTMFINGVWRLPVRWSVAGSAGPTARQPA
- a CDS encoding PEP/pyruvate-binding domain-containing protein yields the protein MTELVVTTETDGDVLADAARVGNKFARQEVLRRAGFRVPEFFCLPAAAFDEALDALRPELPPLPADDAGREAVEAWCAAARAALTASSLPAELAERVCKEFAALAGPDGLVAVRACVVPVAGPDTPAGDGPQDEAVGEDSAVDPFAGMSDSFLYIDEDGLADAVVRCWASAFNPQAVRYRILRGLDPLRARVAVGVQRMVLGTRSFVAFTRDPRDGSPRRVVAAAYGIGEGVVQERADIDHFFHDPATGEVSARTVHKRWSTGLPEGAASGAPVLLPVAEELADLPVLDDEQVRAVGELAARVEEFFGVPQDIEGALTEDGVVHLLQARPMVLAPPAPTADVAAGVTGADPAGDGPARVHWGNHNITESFPGVSGALTFSQSREFYRRSFTDLYRRMGVPESWVRDNAHRLARMVGYLEGQVYYRLEDWHALHGQMPMFELVRRGWEQAMGITGPARGERRWGAAAVARALPGLAWRTVLHPWQVKSFLRWWDQQMAEAETVGDSPEELIAFYRRLWERAGERWGVTLVNSFIALVVLGAGSTLLRRWTGEGPQVLVGLMGGGRENRSLEAVRAAMGLAELVGAVPELRSAMLEDRSDPEQLWQQIVSGRHGVAVADAARGYVARYGDRALHDLKLEEATPRQRPWTVLALIRPLVRQGATVAANRADEQAAARRARERLREVCPNPAQRAVLLGVASLARDLARIREDTRFCRTQLFGLSRDVMWKLGAELARAGVLDDRLDVADLTVEEVVGAFDGTGTVTDLRALVALRRTQRERWATNPQRPALLGTTAGLPLARALPQAVAVGAVGAASDDVLRGIGSSGGVVRGRAKVVLDPSTDPDLAAGRILVARETDPGWLFLMMSATGMVVERGTLLSHTAITGRLLGVPTVVAVPGATTAIPDGAWIEIDGTAGTVRLLPPSEQPAEPATTADEAAGAEVAADEAAPARPSATTTEAATTTDTAKAVNTAKTVNTEKGETI
- a CDS encoding nitroreductase family protein, encoding MSAPARSVRVTVPLTPDELLTTTRSVRLRLDLTRPVDVALVRECVEIALQAPNGGNTQRWHWLVVADAGLRKQIAEVYRRVFEVRYPPAASAAEAAGGAVSDRMLDGGRHLAEHLNEVPVLVIPCLELGGRPLPTGSQAGVWGSLLPAAWSYMLAARARGLGTAWTTVHLDAEEEIADILGLPRDVRQGALIPTAHVLGDGFGPAPRRPVDSVLHLDGWGGGAWGGGSDD
- a CDS encoding isoprenylcysteine carboxylmethyltransferase family protein; protein product: MSTVEQAAGTGSSWAARAPRLLFVVAVLATGAGLVIHLRHADEPVDLVAAVLAACYLGWLAVEIPVTFRTSGAAPRESATLLLYAAARIATVSAAVLGPLPWDAWSPLLLVPAAVFAGGVVLRQVAIRTLGRFYSHHVTRQTDHQVVTWGVYRFIRHPAYAGMLSAHIGFVGFFLNPLSLALLIVLAAAITFRIRTEERMLMNIPGYRDYAADHARLVPGLW
- a CDS encoding AfsA-related hotdog domain-containing protein; amino-acid sequence: MVPVVVDKGDHCFFDHPLDHVPGIVLVAGVLDLVRAREPGRVDAAGGRLRLSLTFDRMCELGQPVWLRGEPVAAGDGPTWQLTAVQDGATVCRATVGIGAPAGPAGSAGSAQAAMSGAARGAEAPADPALVHRHRPENVLVSSAVRTERASVLVPPPGHRLAGAGVHTPGALIESARQLATMLGHTAHGRDADAQMLWLSLEADLPTGLPVAVPLELRWEFAPARGARYPYRFAVVDAESGERLGRCEIEVHTLSRAGYLKRRAAK